The window CGGCACATCCCCTCGGAGCCCGCCCGGCACATCCCCTCGGAGCCCGCCCGGCACGTCCCCTCAgagcccgccccgcccggcacGTCCCCTCAgagcccgccccgcccggcacATCCCCTCGgagcccgccccgcccggcacATCCCCTCGGAGCCCGCCCGGCACATCCCCTCGGAGCCCGCTCGGCACATCCCCTCGGagcccgccccgtcccgccctGCACATCCCCTCGgagcccgccccgccccgccctgcACATCCCCTCGGAGCCCGCCCTGCACATCCCCTCGGagcccgccccgtcccgcccaACCCGGCACATCCCCTCGGAGCCCGCCCGGCACATCCTCTCAgagcccgccccgccccgcccggcacATCCCCTCGgagcccgccccgcccggcacATCCCCTCGgagcccgccccgccccgcccggcacATCCCCTCAGAGCCCGCCCGGCACATCCCCTCGgagcccgccccgccccgcccaaCCCGGCACATCCCCTCGgagcccgccccgccccgcccggcacATCCCCTCGgagcccgccccgccccgcccggcacATCCCCTCAGAGCCCGCCCGGCACGTCCCCTCAgagcccgccccgccccgcccgccaCATCCCCTCAGAGCCCGCCCGGCACGTCCC of the Pithys albifrons albifrons isolate INPA30051 chromosome 10, PitAlb_v1, whole genome shotgun sequence genome contains:
- the LOC139676085 gene encoding proteoglycan 4-like, translating into MNGSKTVSGSGTRPAATASAPRRGHSRTGPARHIPSEPARHIPSEPARHVPSEPAPPGTSPQSPPRPAHPLGARPARHIPSEPARHIPSEPARHIPSEPAPSRPAHPLGARPAPPCTSPRSPPCTSPRSPPRPAQPGTSPRSPPGTSSQSPPRPARHIPSEPAPPGTSPRSPPRPARHIPSEPARHIPSEPAPPRPTRHIPSEPAPPRPAHPLGARPAPPGTSPQSPPGTSPQSPPRPARHIPSEPARHVPSEPARHVPSEPARHVPSEPARHVPSEPARHVPSEPAPPRPARPLGARPARPLGARPAPPGTSPQSPPGTSPRSPPGTSPRSPPRPARHVPSEPAQRRADALRFISKSLLEQSPRNVKRSSTDRALPSLGTGTARGLPRQI